A segment of the Solea solea chromosome 14, fSolSol10.1, whole genome shotgun sequence genome:
TGAGAAGTCATACCTCTGCAGCAcccgtgtgaactcatttggagACAGGAATAACAAAAGGAAACTgtatagtaataaaaaaaactaacaaacaagaCCCATAAGAACTATAAAAATACTCAGAAAAAGACACTGAATGAACAGTAATGGCGGCAACCATGGCTCAACCAAGTGCCGTGGCTGTAAAGTGCATGTTTCCTCTAATCATGACATTTTAATTCAACAGTCTCTGCATCCGAGAAGTTTTTGACCGGATGCCGTGTTGCCGTCTGCTTGATGGCAGGGGTACAAACAGCATGTTCTGGACAATTAATTGGAAAATTTGCAATACAGCccactgcaattttcaaatcacagttGTCTTAAAGCCAATATTTGTGaaatatctgcacaaacatcacacggtaaacattttaaatatgttattcaaatgaaaatgaaaatgaaaattgtccagatttctgctggctggtctttccAGCCCAATGCTCccaagggtaaccagaacaagtacggcgggcacaactcgactgtctttctgaaggtttattccacatacacagttaagcaacagttaagttaagttgaagttagtttgaagtcagttagacggtcagttagacagtcagttaggttgtaaaaccgacaagtcgtacaggttctaatgatagatagatttacaaaggcgcatatgaaggcaatatataacaaaacatggctttgacgatgcaccttaaaggcactttaaaggcaacggtgctttgatgccagttacaacaatgaacaaatagaatgaaagacaaatagctttgcctgctagaaagttctacacctcCCACTTGGCCTACTGATTCCTAAATCCAAGtaggccacaacaaccacaaacttTGCCTTTCGAAATGGCTACATCGCTGGGTACGAACTCGTTACACACaattttacctttcaaatgggtACTTAAAGCTACATCGCGGGGTATGAACgtattacacacacaatttttacctttcaaatgggtACTTAAAGCTACATCGCGGGGTATGAACgtattacacacacaatttttacctttcaaatgggtACATAAAGCTGCATCGCTGGGTACGAACGTATTACACGCGATATGAATAACAgatataaatgacaaataaaggtttcacattGTCCTTGACGACACAGTGGCGCCCTttaccgaaacacaccaccagcctctcgtggaggatggtggagggggggtcttgatccttcttctttccgaaacacaccaccacctctcgtggaggatggtggagggggggtcttaatcctttttctttccgaaacacaccaccacctctcgtggaggatggtggagggggggtcttgatccctttttccgaaacacaccatcATGTGGTGGGGAATCTATTTCTGTTCCTCCACTGGCAACAGAACCACCAGCCTTCTGACATCTCTgtgaaggatggtggagggatggttctccttctctttgcctTTCCCACCTTGTCCACTGGAAACCGGACAACTTTGGCACGTCCTCACCTTCACATCTCGTACTATGCCTTTTGCATCAGGATGGGCCTCCACAACTCGACCGAGCCTAAACTGGCCTCTCAGTGCATTCTGGTCAGCCAACCACACTAAGTCTCCCACTGTGACGTTCCTTGCGGGTGCGTGCCACTTCTGTCGAACGAAGAGGCCCGGGCCCGCCAGCTGGCTCCACCGCTTCCAGAACTTGTTGACCTCGATCTGGACCGCTCTCAGGCGTGCCACGGGGTAAGTCAGGTATTCAAACCCTTGAGAGTCCCCACTAGGCCCAGCACGGCCAAGCAGAAGTGAGTTGGGAGTGATGACTCCTACAGTCTCGTCTTGTACCTGGACTCTGGCGCCGATTGGTCTTTCGTTTGACAGATTAGCTGCCAGGTAGAGGAGAGTCTGGAACTCCAGTGCTGTCAGGTGACTTTCCACCCCGATGTTGCTCAACGCTCTCTTGAGCATATGgactgctgcttcagctgctccgTTTCGATGGGGAGAGTCTGCTGGGTGAAACACCCACGACCAGTCGGTCCCAGCGGCGGTTGCTTTCTTCTGGACTTGATCCTTGTCGATGTTGTACAGGAATTCGTAGAGCTCCTTTAAAGCTGGTTTGGCGCCCACGAAGTTGGTCCCTTGATCCGACCAAAGTTTCCTTGGGTGGCCCCTGAGAGCTGTGAAGCGCTGGTACGCCTTTAGGAAGCCATCGGTTGACAGGTCTTCCACGATGTCAGCATGCAGTGCCCTGGAAGCCATACAACTGAATACTACTCCCCAGACTTTCATCTTTGTTCTTCTCtttacagtgtctctgacaACGTAGGGGCCAAAGAGATCCAGTGCTGTTAGCTCAAACGGTGCGGCTGGTTCAGATCGTTCACTAGGGAGCTCGCTCATCTGTTACCTGCATAACCTTGCCTTGGTCTTTCGACAGTGCACGCAGGAGTCAATGTTGCTTCTTGCGATTCTTGGCCCCCGTACTACCCATGCTTTGGACCACACTCTGAGGAGTGTGCCAGCGATGCGTTCATGGTTGGCTCCGTGGGCTTCCCGTGTGAGGAGGGTGCTGATGGCTTGGACTCTGCCGTAGCACCGCAGGAGCCCCGAAGCTTCGTCCTTGTTGACGACAAGTCTGTTCTTTATTCCCCgcctcacagtgtctctgatgaCGTAGCGGGATGACGTAGGGGGATCTTGGAATGCAGTTTCAAGTTCGGTCACTGTCAGTACTACCTCCCACTTTGCTGGAATAGGGGCTCTCCCTATACGAGCAACCCACTTCTTCACAGCCTTTCGGGCATAACTGACCCCCCCCACAGAGCTTAGCTAAAGGGTTGTACCTTTTCAGACCCACTTGGACTATGAGTGCTGCTCCCCACAGTGTCTCATCTTTCTTGGTCTCAACAGGGATCGATTTTGTCTCATATCCTGCCGACCGGAGCCCTGCTAGAGACCTGCTATCTCCATCTGTGAAATTCCGGCCTTCACTACCAGAATTTAACAACTTCTGCGCTTGGGTTCTGGTGAGAGCTGCTGTAAAGTCTTTCTTCTGGAGTTTACTCACTGTCTCTGTAGCATCAGCCGCCACTTTTGCTGCAGATTTCATAGGCCAATCTTTAACTGGACTAGACAGGAACTCGGGACCCTTCTGCCACGCGGAGTTGTCGTCTAGTCGCTTGGGTGAACACCCTCTCGTGACGAGATCAGCGACGTTGACTTCACCTGGGATCCACCACCAATCAGTTACGGGCCCAGCCTTCTGGATCTCCCCGACCCTATTTGCAAAGAATGTTTGAAATCCGTAACTGTCTCGCTGGATGGCTCCCAGCACAGTCTGACTGTCTATGAAGTGGTACCACTTTTCTACAGCCAATCTTCCATGCTTCAGCATGTATTCCTTCAGGCGTGCGGCGAAGACAGCCCCACAGATTTCGGCTTTGACTGCGTCACCTTTCTGGCTCAAGGGGGTTAACTTGGCCTTTGAGTCCACCAACCGGGTAACTACACCATCTGAAGTTTCCCATTGCAGGTACAGTATGGCGCCGTAAGATTCACAGCTTCCG
Coding sequences within it:
- the LOC131472187 gene encoding uncharacterized protein LOC131472187 — protein: MSELPSERSEPAAPFELTALDLFGPYVVRDTVKRRTKMKVWGVVFSCMASRALHADIVEDLSTDGFLKAYQRFTALRGHPRKLWSDQGTNFVGAKPALKELYEFLYNIDKDQVQKKATAAGTDWSWVFHPADSPHRNGAAEAAVHMLKRALSNIGVESHLTALEFQTLLYLAANLSNERPIGARVQVQDETVGVITPNSLLLGRAGPSGDSQGFEYLTYPVARLRAVQIEVNKFWKRWSQLAGPGLFVRQKWHAPARNVTVGDLVWLADQNALRGQFRLGRVVEAHPDAKGIVRDVKVRTCQSCPVSSGQGGKGKEKENHPSTILHRDVRRLVVLLPVEEQK